One window of Drosophila busckii strain San Diego stock center, stock number 13000-0081.31 chromosome 3L, ASM1175060v1, whole genome shotgun sequence genomic DNA carries:
- the LOC108600033 gene encoding ensconsin isoform X2, whose amino-acid sequence MASLECQQENCSNNPAVENTPKRPESREGSAERKVSKDRDEKLRYARERQNEERQKKIEELRAQAEAAQRYREQKEEQRRRRIEEIRVRDTEKRSQVEERKKAIIEAEKERREYILKKNQERESRIETKKRDKNLVGFAFGSSTPRLLDLPSDYGCVSPSSFWNQRRSTSISNVAGATLSRRSSERELADSGAKKRASSSTDRQDDHRRKSSSMYEVFNWGYSNDEPPKRFSLSIAGHEINIDGPAPTATAITTATTAHRHNTSTPIATTTTTTSSHNNNNNSYQDNVDSTQNLVFRSVYRRRTDLMPTIPSPRDGHYGSRSSLSTTPRTPGRAYSMNRLDQLSQPIRRNGEHVRAILERERREREELEMLDETSSLSGGAGRRAGMRSKPRPGSASGSMSGSSTAVGAMSRSMTHLAGAQRERGKYSLGGGISSSFRPLSSGQRDSSKSMTQISHSWSQFGGTPTNHHHHHQQQHYTTTPQQQQQRHSQLGLQTSATKKYLQSSFANHSSAQSSSRRAQQQYANSASTNPYYRCLDLDPNSLLLMNSSSLLVNAGSRSGNVTPGGHVGSRPGSAMSNSTTLSTAGLVARRPATAPRKPRPASIAGTGMSLDEINKLKKDYKPPMKTSASPSTSTAQTTPKRTTNLMSTSMIVTSSSTRLSSAEKKTPKREPLPPKAASASRAQTSRNASSERISRSKAKDPMSVSMIVTSSSSSSSHSTTTVTTTTPAAAPKTNGVSKEVIEAQPAVEAAPVAAAATHTVSKAEKEALNTVKTEQLQQEQLTAEELQQPEPEPIEVAVPEPEPIAAAVNVEEKADEGSEKTVESAPAVPKKTSRNGSKENSEVRELTPPTANAADGDLMTASMMARKITTEEEAKAALAERRRLAREEAERQAELERQRLEAERLAELKAQEEEAERQRLFEEESTRMAEQQRRGEEERLRKAIEEAQQREAEEQLRREEEERQRVEREEAEKKAKEEAEKQRIEVAERLKREEKEREERRKRVEAIMLRTRKGGAAATPAKDSADAKTAAAAKESDSNSSSGNNSTGGSPSSNSTEAAAPTVATVVAPSETTPPSKQETYEQSVLDKENSLINSFSNMIIDEQQVKSFQQFEVTNGKLHADTTTTVTSPAAAATAAAVANGNGHIENVSNKNDINLLQDVVTPAVTQLIDLSIESQDLHMNNNNNNNNNSLLTSTAANNTLVTADSHENKDISLL is encoded by the exons ATGGCGAGTCTAGAGTGCCAGCAAGAAAATTGTTCGAATAATCCAGCAg tGGAAAACACACCTAAACGACCTGAAAGTCGAGAGGGGAGCGCCGAACGTAAAG TGTCCAAAGATCGCGATGAGAAACTGAGATATGCCCGCGAGCGACAAAATGAAGAGCGACAGAAAAAAATCGAGGAGCTGAGAGCTCAGGCGGAAGCGGCGCAACGATATCGCGAACAAAAGGAGGAACAGCGCCGTCGACGCATTGAAGAGATACGCGTGCGCGACACAGAGAAGCGCTCCCAGGTGGAGGAGCGCAAGAAGGCCATCATTGAGGCCGAAAAAGAGCGACGCGAGTATATACTCAAAAAGAATCAG GAACGCGAATCACGAATAGAGACTAAGAAACGCGATAAAAATTtagttggctttgcttttggctcgTCCACGCCACGTTTATTGGATTTGCCGTCAGACTATGGCTGTGTATCCCCCAGCAGTTTTTGGAATCAGCGACG TTCAACCTCAATATCGAACGTAGCTGGCGCCACGCTCTCACGTCGAAGTTCCGAGCGTGAACTTGCCGATAGTGGTGCTAAGAAGCGTGCATCTTCATCAACGGACAGACAAGATG ATCATCGACGTAAGTCTTCGTCCATGTATGAGGTATTTAATTGGGGTTATTCCAATGATGAGCCGCCCAAGCGTTTTTCGCTTTCAATAGCTGGCcatgaaattaatattgatgGGCCAGcgcccacagcaacagcaatcacaacagcaacaactgcgcACAGACATAATACAAGCACtccaatagcaacaacaacaacaacaacttcaagccacaacaacaacaataactcaTATC aAGATAACGTTGACTCAACACAGAATCTAGTGTTCCGAAGCGTTTACCGCCGCAGAACGGACCTCATGCCGACAATACCTAGCCCACGTGATGGGCATTACGGCTCGCGCAGCTCTCTGAGCACCACACCCAGAACTCCAG GACGCGCCTACTCGATGAACCGCTTGGATCAGCTGTCCCAGCCCATACGCCGCAATGGCGAGCATGTGCGCGCAATTTTGGAACGGGAGCGACGCGAACGCGAAGAGCTGGAGATGCTTGACGAGACATCCTCGCTAAGTGGCGGCGCTGGCCGACGCGCTGGCATGCGCTCAAAGCCGCGTCCCGGCAGCGCCAGTGGCAGCATGAGCGGCAGCTCTACCGCAGTGGGCGCCATGTCACGCAGCATGACCCACTTGGCAGGTGCGCAGCGTGAGCGCGGCAAGTATTCATTGGGTGGCGGCATCTCGAGCAGCTTTCGGCCTTTAAGCAGCGGTCAGCGTGACTCCAGTAAGAGCATGACACAGATAAGCCATTCGTGGTCGCAATTCGGCGGCACGCCCaccaaccaccaccaccaccaccaacaacaacactacaCTAcaacaccacaacaacaacaacaacgccatTCACAACTTGGCTTGCAAACtagcgcaacaaaaaaatatcttCAATCATCATTTGCGAATCATTCTTCAGCGCAGTCCTCCTCACGGCGTGCCCAGCAGCAATATGCGAACTCAGCCTCTACTAACCCCTACTACCGTTGTCTCGATCTCGATCCAAACTCATTGTTGCTCATGAACTCTTCTAGTTTGTTAGTGAATGCAG GCTCGCGCTCCGGCAATGTAACACCAGGTGGACATGTTGGCTCAAGACCCGGCAGCGCCATGTCCAACTCCACAACACTCTCCACAGCTGGCTTGGTGGCCAGAAGGCCCGCTACAGCGCCACGCAAGCCCAGGCCAGCCAGCATTGCAGGCACCGGCATGTCGCTGGATG AGATCAACAAACTGAAGAAGGACTACAAGCCGCCGATGAAGACCAGCGCCTCGCCATCCACGTCCACAGCACAAACGACACCCAAACGAACTACGAACCTAATGTCAACCTCCATGATTGTCACCTCCAGCTCTACGCGCTTGAGCAGTGCTGAAAAAAAGACGCCCAAGCGG gAACCATTACCGCCCAAGGCTGCCTCAGCCTCCAGGGCTCAGACTAGTCGCAATGCCAGCTCCGAGCGTATTAGTCGCAGCAAGGCCAAGGATCCCATGAGCGTCTCAATGATtgtcaccagcagcagcagcagcagcagccacagcactACAACAGTGACCACAACcactccagcagcagcacccaagACAAACGGTGTGAGCAAGGAGGTAATTGAAGCTCAGCCTGCAGTTGAAGCAGCTCCCGTTGCGGCTGCGGCCACGCATACAGTTAGCAAAGCGGAAAAGGAGGCACTCAATACAGTTAAGACGGAACAGTTGCAACAGGAACAGTTGACAGCAGAGGAACTGCAGCaaccagagccagagcctATTGAGGTAGCTgtgccagagccagagccaattgctgcagctgtcaaTGTAGAAGAGAAAGCTGACGAAGGCAGCGAGAAAACTGTGGAGTCAGCGCCCGCTGTGCCCAAGAAGACTTCGCGCAACGGCAGCAAGGAGAACTCCGAGGTGCGTGAGCTGACACCGCCAACGGCTAATGCTGCTGATGGCGATCTAATGACCGCCTCAATGATGGCGCGCAAAATCACTACCGAGGAGGAGGCAAAGGCTGCGTTAGCCGAACGACGACGCCTGGCCCGCGAGGAGGCCGAACGACAGGCAGAACTAGAGCGACAGCGTCTTGAGGCCGAGCGCCTGGCAGAGCTCAAGGCCCAAGAGGAGGAGGCCGAACGTCAGCGCTTGTTCGAAGAGGAATCCACGCGTATGgctgagcagcagcgtcgcgGCGAAGAGGAGCGTCTGCGCAAGGCCATCGAG GAAGCACAACAGCGTGAGGCTGAGGAGCAGCTGCGGCGCGAAGAGGAAGAGCGCCAGCGTGTTGAGCGCGAGGAAGCCGAAAAGAAGGCCAAGGAGGAGGCTGAAAAGCAGCGCATCGAAGTGGCCGAACGTCTCAAGCGTGAGGAAAAGGAGCGCGAAGAGCGACGCAAGCGTGTGGAGGCGATTATGTTGCGCACACGCAAaggcggcgctgctgccacgcccgcCAAG GACTCTGCGGACGCCaagacagcagctgctgctaaagagagcgacagcaacagcagcagcggcaacaactcGACTGGCGGctcgcccagcagcaacagcacagaGGCAGCTGCACCAACAGTGGCCACAGTGGTGGCACCAAGTGAAACAACGCCGCCAAGCAAGCAAGAAACATATGAGCAATCGGTGCTGGATAAAGAGAACTCGCTCATCAACAGCTTCTCGAACATGATTATCGATGAGCAGCAGGTGAAGAGCTTTCAGCAGTTTGAAGTGACTAACGGCAAGCTGCATGCAGACACAACCACAACAGTAACcagtccagcagcagcagcaacagcagcagctgttgccaatggcaatggacATATTGAGAATGTTAGCAATAAGAA CGACATTAATCTGCTGCAGGACGTAGTGACTCCGGCTGTCACACAGCTGATCGATCTTAGCATTGAGTCACAAGATCTACAcatgaacaacaataacaataataacaacaacagcttgcTGACCAGCACAGCGGCAAACAACACGCTAGTCACTGCTGATAGTCACGAGAATAAAG ATATATCGTTGCTGTGA
- the LOC108600033 gene encoding MAP7 domain-containing protein 1 isoform X13, whose product MASLECQQENCSNNPAVENTPKRPESREGSAERKVSKDRDEKLRYARERQNEERQKKIEELRAQAEAAQRYREQKEEQRRRRIEEIRVRDTEKRSQVEERKKAIIEAEKERREYILKKNQERESRIETKKRDKNLVGFAFGSSTPRLLDLPSDYGCVSPSSFWNQRRSTSISNVAGATLSRRSSERELADSGAKKRASSSTDRQDEDNVDSTQNLVFRSVYRRRTDLMPTIPSPRDGHYGSRSSLSTTPRTPGSRSGNVTPGGHVGSRPGSAMSNSTTLSTAGLVARRPATAPRKPRPASIAGTGMSLDEINKLKKDYKPPMKTSASPSTSTAQTTPKRTTNLMSTSMIVTSSSTRLSSAEKKTPKREPLPPKAASASRAQTSRNASSERISRSKAKDPMSVSMIVTSSSSSSSHSTTTVTTTTPAAAPKTNGVSKEVIEAQPAVEAAPVAAAATHTVSKAEKEALNTVKTEQLQQEQLTAEELQQPEPEPIEVAVPEPEPIAAAVNVEEKADEGSEKTVESAPAVPKKTSRNGSKENSEVRELTPPTANAADGDLMTASMMARKITTEEEAKAALAERRRLAREEAERQAELERQRLEAERLAELKAQEEEAERQRLFEEESTRMAEQQRRGEEERLRKAIEEAQQREAEEQLRREEEERQRVEREEAEKKAKEEAEKQRIEVAERLKREEKEREERRKRVEAIMLRTRKGGAAATPAKDSADAKTAAAAKESDSNSSSGNNSTGGSPSSNSTEAAAPTVATVVAPSETTPPSKQETYEQSVLDKENSLINSFSNMIIDEQQVKSFQQFEVTNGKLHADTTTTVTSPAAAATAAAVANGNGHIENVSNKNDINLLQDVVTPAVTQLIDLSIESQDLHMNNNNNNNNNSLLTSTAANNTLVTADSHENKDISLL is encoded by the exons ATGGCGAGTCTAGAGTGCCAGCAAGAAAATTGTTCGAATAATCCAGCAg tGGAAAACACACCTAAACGACCTGAAAGTCGAGAGGGGAGCGCCGAACGTAAAG TGTCCAAAGATCGCGATGAGAAACTGAGATATGCCCGCGAGCGACAAAATGAAGAGCGACAGAAAAAAATCGAGGAGCTGAGAGCTCAGGCGGAAGCGGCGCAACGATATCGCGAACAAAAGGAGGAACAGCGCCGTCGACGCATTGAAGAGATACGCGTGCGCGACACAGAGAAGCGCTCCCAGGTGGAGGAGCGCAAGAAGGCCATCATTGAGGCCGAAAAAGAGCGACGCGAGTATATACTCAAAAAGAATCAG GAACGCGAATCACGAATAGAGACTAAGAAACGCGATAAAAATTtagttggctttgcttttggctcgTCCACGCCACGTTTATTGGATTTGCCGTCAGACTATGGCTGTGTATCCCCCAGCAGTTTTTGGAATCAGCGACG TTCAACCTCAATATCGAACGTAGCTGGCGCCACGCTCTCACGTCGAAGTTCCGAGCGTGAACTTGCCGATAGTGGTGCTAAGAAGCGTGCATCTTCATCAACGGACAGACAAGATG aAGATAACGTTGACTCAACACAGAATCTAGTGTTCCGAAGCGTTTACCGCCGCAGAACGGACCTCATGCCGACAATACCTAGCCCACGTGATGGGCATTACGGCTCGCGCAGCTCTCTGAGCACCACACCCAGAACTCCAG GCTCGCGCTCCGGCAATGTAACACCAGGTGGACATGTTGGCTCAAGACCCGGCAGCGCCATGTCCAACTCCACAACACTCTCCACAGCTGGCTTGGTGGCCAGAAGGCCCGCTACAGCGCCACGCAAGCCCAGGCCAGCCAGCATTGCAGGCACCGGCATGTCGCTGGATG AGATCAACAAACTGAAGAAGGACTACAAGCCGCCGATGAAGACCAGCGCCTCGCCATCCACGTCCACAGCACAAACGACACCCAAACGAACTACGAACCTAATGTCAACCTCCATGATTGTCACCTCCAGCTCTACGCGCTTGAGCAGTGCTGAAAAAAAGACGCCCAAGCGG gAACCATTACCGCCCAAGGCTGCCTCAGCCTCCAGGGCTCAGACTAGTCGCAATGCCAGCTCCGAGCGTATTAGTCGCAGCAAGGCCAAGGATCCCATGAGCGTCTCAATGATtgtcaccagcagcagcagcagcagcagccacagcactACAACAGTGACCACAACcactccagcagcagcacccaagACAAACGGTGTGAGCAAGGAGGTAATTGAAGCTCAGCCTGCAGTTGAAGCAGCTCCCGTTGCGGCTGCGGCCACGCATACAGTTAGCAAAGCGGAAAAGGAGGCACTCAATACAGTTAAGACGGAACAGTTGCAACAGGAACAGTTGACAGCAGAGGAACTGCAGCaaccagagccagagcctATTGAGGTAGCTgtgccagagccagagccaattgctgcagctgtcaaTGTAGAAGAGAAAGCTGACGAAGGCAGCGAGAAAACTGTGGAGTCAGCGCCCGCTGTGCCCAAGAAGACTTCGCGCAACGGCAGCAAGGAGAACTCCGAGGTGCGTGAGCTGACACCGCCAACGGCTAATGCTGCTGATGGCGATCTAATGACCGCCTCAATGATGGCGCGCAAAATCACTACCGAGGAGGAGGCAAAGGCTGCGTTAGCCGAACGACGACGCCTGGCCCGCGAGGAGGCCGAACGACAGGCAGAACTAGAGCGACAGCGTCTTGAGGCCGAGCGCCTGGCAGAGCTCAAGGCCCAAGAGGAGGAGGCCGAACGTCAGCGCTTGTTCGAAGAGGAATCCACGCGTATGgctgagcagcagcgtcgcgGCGAAGAGGAGCGTCTGCGCAAGGCCATCGAG GAAGCACAACAGCGTGAGGCTGAGGAGCAGCTGCGGCGCGAAGAGGAAGAGCGCCAGCGTGTTGAGCGCGAGGAAGCCGAAAAGAAGGCCAAGGAGGAGGCTGAAAAGCAGCGCATCGAAGTGGCCGAACGTCTCAAGCGTGAGGAAAAGGAGCGCGAAGAGCGACGCAAGCGTGTGGAGGCGATTATGTTGCGCACACGCAAaggcggcgctgctgccacgcccgcCAAG GACTCTGCGGACGCCaagacagcagctgctgctaaagagagcgacagcaacagcagcagcggcaacaactcGACTGGCGGctcgcccagcagcaacagcacagaGGCAGCTGCACCAACAGTGGCCACAGTGGTGGCACCAAGTGAAACAACGCCGCCAAGCAAGCAAGAAACATATGAGCAATCGGTGCTGGATAAAGAGAACTCGCTCATCAACAGCTTCTCGAACATGATTATCGATGAGCAGCAGGTGAAGAGCTTTCAGCAGTTTGAAGTGACTAACGGCAAGCTGCATGCAGACACAACCACAACAGTAACcagtccagcagcagcagcaacagcagcagctgttgccaatggcaatggacATATTGAGAATGTTAGCAATAAGAA CGACATTAATCTGCTGCAGGACGTAGTGACTCCGGCTGTCACACAGCTGATCGATCTTAGCATTGAGTCACAAGATCTACAcatgaacaacaataacaataataacaacaacagcttgcTGACCAGCACAGCGGCAAACAACACGCTAGTCACTGCTGATAGTCACGAGAATAAAG ATATATCGTTGCTGTGA
- the LOC108600033 gene encoding ensconsin isoform X14 has protein sequence MASLECQQENCSNNPAVENTPKRPESREGSAERKVSKDRDEKLRYARERQNEERQKKIEELRAQAEAAQRYREQKEEQRRRRIEEIRVRDTEKRSQVEERKKAIIEAEKERREYILKKNQERESRIETKKRDKNLVGFAFGSSTPRLLDLPSDYGCVSPSSFWNQRRSTSISNVAGATLSRRSSERELADSGAKKRASSSTDRQDGSRSGNVTPGGHVGSRPGSAMSNSTTLSTAGLVARRPATAPRKPRPASIAGTGMSLDEINKLKKDYKPPMKTSASPSTSTAQTTPKRTTNLMSTSMIVTSSSTRLSSAEKKTPKREPLPPKAASASRAQTSRNASSERISRSKAKDPMSVSMIVTSSSSSSSHSTTTVTTTTPAAAPKTNGVSKEVIEAQPAVEAAPVAAAATHTVSKAEKEALNTVKTEQLQQEQLTAEELQQPEPEPIEVAVPEPEPIAAAVNVEEKADEGSEKTVESAPAVPKKTSRNGSKENSEVRELTPPTANAADGDLMTASMMARKITTEEEAKAALAERRRLAREEAERQAELERQRLEAERLAELKAQEEEAERQRLFEEESTRMAEQQRRGEEERLRKAIEEAQQREAEEQLRREEEERQRVEREEAEKKAKEEAEKQRIEVAERLKREEKEREERRKRVEAIMLRTRKGGAAATPAKDSADAKTAAAAKESDSNSSSGNNSTGGSPSSNSTEAAAPTVATVVAPSETTPPSKQETYEQSVLDKENSLINSFSNMIIDEQQVKSFQQFEVTNGKLHADTTTTVTSPAAAATAAAVANGNGHIENVSNKNDINLLQDVVTPAVTQLIDLSIESQDLHMNNNNNNNNNSLLTSTAANNTLVTADSHENKDISLL, from the exons ATGGCGAGTCTAGAGTGCCAGCAAGAAAATTGTTCGAATAATCCAGCAg tGGAAAACACACCTAAACGACCTGAAAGTCGAGAGGGGAGCGCCGAACGTAAAG TGTCCAAAGATCGCGATGAGAAACTGAGATATGCCCGCGAGCGACAAAATGAAGAGCGACAGAAAAAAATCGAGGAGCTGAGAGCTCAGGCGGAAGCGGCGCAACGATATCGCGAACAAAAGGAGGAACAGCGCCGTCGACGCATTGAAGAGATACGCGTGCGCGACACAGAGAAGCGCTCCCAGGTGGAGGAGCGCAAGAAGGCCATCATTGAGGCCGAAAAAGAGCGACGCGAGTATATACTCAAAAAGAATCAG GAACGCGAATCACGAATAGAGACTAAGAAACGCGATAAAAATTtagttggctttgcttttggctcgTCCACGCCACGTTTATTGGATTTGCCGTCAGACTATGGCTGTGTATCCCCCAGCAGTTTTTGGAATCAGCGACG TTCAACCTCAATATCGAACGTAGCTGGCGCCACGCTCTCACGTCGAAGTTCCGAGCGTGAACTTGCCGATAGTGGTGCTAAGAAGCGTGCATCTTCATCAACGGACAGACAAGATG GCTCGCGCTCCGGCAATGTAACACCAGGTGGACATGTTGGCTCAAGACCCGGCAGCGCCATGTCCAACTCCACAACACTCTCCACAGCTGGCTTGGTGGCCAGAAGGCCCGCTACAGCGCCACGCAAGCCCAGGCCAGCCAGCATTGCAGGCACCGGCATGTCGCTGGATG AGATCAACAAACTGAAGAAGGACTACAAGCCGCCGATGAAGACCAGCGCCTCGCCATCCACGTCCACAGCACAAACGACACCCAAACGAACTACGAACCTAATGTCAACCTCCATGATTGTCACCTCCAGCTCTACGCGCTTGAGCAGTGCTGAAAAAAAGACGCCCAAGCGG gAACCATTACCGCCCAAGGCTGCCTCAGCCTCCAGGGCTCAGACTAGTCGCAATGCCAGCTCCGAGCGTATTAGTCGCAGCAAGGCCAAGGATCCCATGAGCGTCTCAATGATtgtcaccagcagcagcagcagcagcagccacagcactACAACAGTGACCACAACcactccagcagcagcacccaagACAAACGGTGTGAGCAAGGAGGTAATTGAAGCTCAGCCTGCAGTTGAAGCAGCTCCCGTTGCGGCTGCGGCCACGCATACAGTTAGCAAAGCGGAAAAGGAGGCACTCAATACAGTTAAGACGGAACAGTTGCAACAGGAACAGTTGACAGCAGAGGAACTGCAGCaaccagagccagagcctATTGAGGTAGCTgtgccagagccagagccaattgctgcagctgtcaaTGTAGAAGAGAAAGCTGACGAAGGCAGCGAGAAAACTGTGGAGTCAGCGCCCGCTGTGCCCAAGAAGACTTCGCGCAACGGCAGCAAGGAGAACTCCGAGGTGCGTGAGCTGACACCGCCAACGGCTAATGCTGCTGATGGCGATCTAATGACCGCCTCAATGATGGCGCGCAAAATCACTACCGAGGAGGAGGCAAAGGCTGCGTTAGCCGAACGACGACGCCTGGCCCGCGAGGAGGCCGAACGACAGGCAGAACTAGAGCGACAGCGTCTTGAGGCCGAGCGCCTGGCAGAGCTCAAGGCCCAAGAGGAGGAGGCCGAACGTCAGCGCTTGTTCGAAGAGGAATCCACGCGTATGgctgagcagcagcgtcgcgGCGAAGAGGAGCGTCTGCGCAAGGCCATCGAG GAAGCACAACAGCGTGAGGCTGAGGAGCAGCTGCGGCGCGAAGAGGAAGAGCGCCAGCGTGTTGAGCGCGAGGAAGCCGAAAAGAAGGCCAAGGAGGAGGCTGAAAAGCAGCGCATCGAAGTGGCCGAACGTCTCAAGCGTGAGGAAAAGGAGCGCGAAGAGCGACGCAAGCGTGTGGAGGCGATTATGTTGCGCACACGCAAaggcggcgctgctgccacgcccgcCAAG GACTCTGCGGACGCCaagacagcagctgctgctaaagagagcgacagcaacagcagcagcggcaacaactcGACTGGCGGctcgcccagcagcaacagcacagaGGCAGCTGCACCAACAGTGGCCACAGTGGTGGCACCAAGTGAAACAACGCCGCCAAGCAAGCAAGAAACATATGAGCAATCGGTGCTGGATAAAGAGAACTCGCTCATCAACAGCTTCTCGAACATGATTATCGATGAGCAGCAGGTGAAGAGCTTTCAGCAGTTTGAAGTGACTAACGGCAAGCTGCATGCAGACACAACCACAACAGTAACcagtccagcagcagcagcaacagcagcagctgttgccaatggcaatggacATATTGAGAATGTTAGCAATAAGAA CGACATTAATCTGCTGCAGGACGTAGTGACTCCGGCTGTCACACAGCTGATCGATCTTAGCATTGAGTCACAAGATCTACAcatgaacaacaataacaataataacaacaacagcttgcTGACCAGCACAGCGGCAAACAACACGCTAGTCACTGCTGATAGTCACGAGAATAAAG ATATATCGTTGCTGTGA